A genome region from Pyrenophora tritici-repentis strain M4 chromosome 9, whole genome shotgun sequence includes the following:
- a CDS encoding RING-finger-containing ubiquitin ligase — protein MLLLARLHRQLTCLLFATVAAAAASIAPTNTSTVRVNLGHGTLPLSHAEGDGGKIADLVPLTQQATRSVEGNLYNTNFDNVANISSNEVAYISCNPGDYTGFDDAQRVFQQAYTQANISAIILYSTVSDYCNYTQESSQTIMDDFAVYSMTNAQDSAKVLDAISNLPTHMKYFVRVKGRAVDTGGDGKGDPYQTQNPLGPSPSTAVAMIILYSITGIITALFLVIIITGAVRAHRHPERYGPRNVLGRPRQSRARGLGRAILDTIPIVKFGEKEPEKPADVELGPAGEVTDAAHANTNTGLPMGQATTGQQENNTATIPNITVGGAETTESTTRALAEEQQSGIAPAQSAAAAAGATGTDNISSDDSLGCSICTEDFERGQDLRVLPCDHKFHPECVDPWLLNVSGTCPLCRVDLRPVQSRDSLDSQNMDGLASPLNPEAETSHRRRTAFRDILSLRHRPNASTEERIGALRRLREQRRNNSGDLAGDGNASVEDTRSRRISNRLSDVFAGRTRRERRDESPTQAPGDGSLRPDAGAGAGSHTQ, from the exons ATGCTGCTGCTTGCGCGCCTGCACCGGCAGTTGACCTGCCTCTTGTTTGCGACAGTCGCTGCCGCTGCCGCCTCCATCGCTCCCACCAACACATCAACGGTGCGCGTCAACTTGGGACATGGCACGCTTCCGCTGTCGCATGCCGAAGGCGATGGCGGTAAGATTGCCGACTTGGTACCCTTGACCCAGCAAGCAACCAGATCC GTCGAGGGAAACCTGTACAACACAAACTTCGACAACGTCGCCAACATCTCTTCCAACGAGGTCGCATATATCAGCTGTAACCCGGGTGATTACACGGGCTTCGACGATGCACAGAGAGTCTTCCAGCAGGCTTACACTCAAGCCAATATCTCGGCCATTATCTTGTACAGCACCGTCTCTGACTACTGCAACTATACGCAAGAAAGCTCGCAAACCATAATGGATGATTTCGCCGTCTACTCCATGACAAATGCGCAAGATTCCGCCAAGGTATTGGATGCTATCAGCAATCTACCGACACACATGAAGTATTTCGTCAGAGTCAAAGGCCGCGCAGTTGATACCGGTGGGGATGGAAAGGGCGACCCGTACCAGACGCAGAACCCATTGGGACCCTCGCCATCTACAGCTGTAGCCATGATTATCTTGTACAGCATTACGGGTATTATTACAGCTTTGTtcctcgtcatcatcatcaccggTGCCGTACGTGCACATCGACACCCCGAGCGATACGGTCCACGAAACGTGCTGGGACGGCCGCGACAGAGCAGGGCTAGAGGGCTGGGAAGAGCCATACTCGATACCATTCCGATTGTGAAGTTTGGCGAGAAAGAGCCGGAGAAACCTGCGGATGTTGAGTTGGGGCCAGCTGGAGAAGTAACAGATGCGGCGCATGCGAACACCAACACTGGACTACCGATGGGACAAGCAACGACGGGGCAGCAAGAGAACAATACGGCCACGATACCGAACATCACTGTTGGCGGGGCGGAGACGACGGAATCTACGACACGAGCTTTGGCTGAGGAACAGCAGTCTGGCATTGCGCCCGCACAGTCTGCTGCTGCGGCTGCAGGCGCAACAGGAACCGACAACATTTCGTCAGATGACAGCTTAGGCTGCTCCATCTGCACCGAAGACTTTGAGAGGGGCCAGGATCTCCGCGTTCTACCATGCGACCACAAATTCCACCCCGAATGCGTAGACCCATGGCTTCTAAACGTATCAGGAACCTGTCCACTATG CCGCGTCGACCTCCGACCCGTACAATCCCGCGACTCCTTGGACTCACAAAACATGGATGGCCTCGCTTCACCACTGAACCCCGAAGCCGAAACCTCGCACCGTCGTCGAACGGCATTCCGCGATATCCTGTCTCTGCGCCACCGACCTAATGCTTCGACCGAGGAACGTATTGGCGCGTTACGACGGCTAAGAGAGCAACGCAGGAATAACAGCGGCGATTTGGCGGGCGATGGGAATGCTAGTGTGGAAGACACGAGGAGCAGGAGGATCAGTAATCGTCTAAGTGATGTTTTTGCTGGTCGCACACGCAGGGAGAGGAGGGATGAAAGTCCCACACAGGCACCCGGCGATGGATCGTTGAGACCAgatgctggtgctggtgcaGGTTCACATACACAATGA
- a CDS encoding glycosyl hydrolase, whose translation MLKDAKVIPDLRFKDKEGRAALADWKKLGYVSQDLNERCVSRTVEYSLNDFAVAQVAAGERPEDVEKYLQRSKGWQRTWDHDAASKGIEPAFKGFLTPRLSNGTFNASDYNPAQCGGCSWSAITYEATPFEYSFNVPHDMATLIEFMGGKDEFERRLDHMFKPNSSQQDLGVNGAGINTLMNIGNEPDFQTPYLYNYINKQYKSVYQSRALARKYFTTAPNGLPGNSDAGALNSWLIWQMIGLYPVVTQPIYLIGSPWFPDLNMTVNGNRTLRITAEGLGRESYYVQSVKVVLEAREK comes from the exons ATGCTGAAAGACGCAAAAGTCATACCGGATCTCCGCTTCAAAGACAAAGAAGGGCGAGCCGCGTTAGCAGATTGGAAGAAGCTGGGCTACGTGAGCCAAGACCTGAATGAGCGCTGTGTGTCAAGAACTGTGGAATACAGTTTAAATGACTTTGCCGTAGCGCAAGTCGCCGCGGGGGAAAGGCCGGAAGATGTGGAAAAGTATTTGCAAAGAAGCAAGGGGTGGCAGAGGACTTGGGATCATGATGCTGCCAGCAAGGGAATCGAGCCAGCATTCAAAGGATTCCTAACACCGCGACTATCAAACGGCACGTTCAATGCTTCGGACTACAATCCCGCACAGTGCGGCGGGTGCTCGTGGAGCGCGATTACCTACGAGGCTACACCATTCGAGTACTCGTTCAACGTCCCACACGACATGGCCACGCTGATTGAGTTTATGGGGGGAAAAGATGAGTTTGAGCGGAGACTCGATCACATGTTCAAGCCAAATAGTAGTCAACAAGACCTGGGGGTTAATGGCGCTGGTATTAATACGTTGATGAATATTGG AAACGAGCCCGACTTCCAAACCCCCTACCTCTACAACTACATCAACAAACAATACAAAAGCGTGTATCAATCCCGCGCCTTGGCCCGGAAATA CTTCACAACCGCACCCAACGGCCTCCCCGGAAACTCCGACGCCGGCGCCCTCAACTCTTGGTTAATCTGGCAGATGATCGGCCTCTATCCTGTCGTCACGCAACCGATCTACCTGATTGGCTCGCCGTGGTTTCCAGATCTCAATATGACGGTGAATGGGAATAGGACGTTGAGAATTACTGCGGAGGGACTGGGCAGGGAGAGTTATTATGTGCAGAGTGTTAAG GTCGTCCTAGAAGCACGGGAGAAGTAA
- a CDS encoding Tymo-45kd-70kd domain containing protein: MRFITLAALFGAAAMAQPAREDPTEKLFISNYAISTTPNAFPTMSFRISAKNATHLVCATGKYQYQDLMMNSFECPFPDGSSKYRFNVARSNTERSGYKFSLAHELAPGFGVSAINVTIPTVCAAARPGYVTCVQNGPYVGKMTTLG, from the exons ATGCGTTTCATCACTCTCGCTGCCCTCTtcggtgctgctgccatgGCACAACCCGCGCGGGAGGACCCCACTGAGAAGCTCTTCATCAGCAACTACGCCATCTCCACAACCCCCAACGCCTTCCCCACCATGTCCTTCCGCATAAGCGCGAAGAACGCCACACATCTGGTGTGCGCAACCGGCAAATACCAGTACCAGGATCTGATGATGAACTCGTTTGAATGCCCCTTCCCCGATGGCAGCAGCAAGTACCGCTTCAACGTCGCAAGGTCCAACACCGAGCGCAGCGGTTATAAATTCAGCTTGGCCCACGAACTCGCACCAGG TTTCGGTGTTTCGGCTATTAATGTTACGATTCCTACCGTCTGCGCGGCTGCTAGGCCGGGGTACGTCACATGCGTTCAGAATGGACCTTATGTCGGCAAGATGACAACGTTGGGTTAG